A window of Hyperolius riggenbachi isolate aHypRig1 chromosome 1, aHypRig1.pri, whole genome shotgun sequence contains these coding sequences:
- the BTBD18 gene encoding BTB/POZ domain-containing protein 18 isoform X2, with protein MATSRHLSYWNPRLWRTMFLQLQEQQQAGLYCDVTLQGDGNGLHVHSCVIAACSAYLAKLLKCPVATVDSGGAAVCSRRIISLRGIPSHYLLPLVRYMYTSELTVAPADAHGVLKVAKKLQIQELDMLKLEGGRLVKPELGRKLNRGCLGDKKRNPHAVNDLQHEQIGQIDVEALDENKPFSLDRIDIKSDCSDIEAIQSSADAMPSNDNLSKCLPENKPSVKIVLKRKRNSTEELIYQNNPNTVSDEQRKSSPGIFISPDKSDGGGKQAKHNTSTTETRKSRKLNTETTLDDSSDTGLCISHGTELDSSTTEKIEKLETNRSPLWVKDNSKHSELSNVKCNISPVFESNTCPDLQATSQVQRGELYDNIPNEEEDGQLVKDLPCLGMCNEKSDVEEYFHVADSTVSCSTASPAVNSCTTSTGSEGVKVELDLMTKAAVDKDVIQVTLSKLEPNVEQLHSTDADEAAKLQMTINELQANEVEKVMYR; from the coding sequence gtaATGGCCTTCATGTCCACTCGTGTGTCATTGCTGCCTGCAGTGCTTATTTAGCCAAGCTTCTCAAGTGTCCAGTTGCTACAGTTGATTCTGGAGGAGCAGCAGTATGCAGCAGGCGTATCATCAGTCTTAGAggaattcccagccactacttgcTCCCCCTTGTACGTTACATGTACACTTCAGAACTGACGGTAGCTCCTGCAGATGCCCATGGTGTTCTCAAAGTGGCAAAAAAGTTACAGATACAAGAACTGGACATGTTGAAGCTTGAGGGAGGTAGACTTGTGAAACCTGAATTGGGTAGAAAATTAAATAGGGGTTGCCTTGGTGACAAGAAAAGAAATCCACATGCAGTGAATGATCTGCAACATGAACAAATAGGTCAGATAGATGTTGAAGCTCTGGATGAGAATAAGCCTTTCAGTCTGGACAGGATAGACATTAAGTCAGACTGCTCGGATATAGAAGCTATTCAGAGTTCAGCAGATGCCATGCCAAGCAATGACAATTTGTCAAAGTGTCTTCCTGAGAATAAACCAAGTGTTAAGATTGTACTGAAGAGAAAACGCAACTCCACTGAAGAGTTAATTTACCAAAACAATCCTAACACAGTATCTGATGAACAGCGTAAAAGCAGCCCTGGGATTTTTATAAGCCCGGACAAAAGTGATGGAGGGGGAAAGCAAGCAAAACATAACACATCTACAACTGAAACTCGGAAAAGCAGAAAATTGAACACAGAAACAACACTTGATGATTCATCTGATACTGGGCTATGCATTTCTCATGGCACAGAGTTGGATAGTAGCACCACAGAGAAGATTGAGAAGCTTGAAACGAACAGAAGCCCCTTATGGGTGAAAGATAATTCTAAGCACTCAGAATTATCAAATGTAAAGTGTAATATATCTCCTGTGTTTGAGTCTAACACATGCCCTGACTTGCAGGCCACGAGTCAGGTACAAAGAGGAGAATTGTATGATAATATTCCAAACGAGGAAGAAGATGGGCAATTAGTGAAAGACTTGCCCTGTTTGGGAATGTGTAACGAGAAAAGTGATGTAGAGGAATATTTTCACGTTGCAGATTCTACTGTAAGTTGTTCTACTGCAAGTCCTGCTGTAAATAGTTGTACTACAAGTACAGGTTCAGAAGGCGTGAAGGTAGAGTTAGATCTGATGACAAAGGCTGCTGTAGATAAGGATGTTATCCAAGTTACTCTTAGTAAACTTGAACCCAACGTGGAACAGCTCCATAGCACTGATGCAGATGAAGCGGCAAAGTTACAGATGACCATAAATGAGCTCCAAGCTAATGAAGTCGAAAAG
- the BTBD18 gene encoding BTB/POZ domain-containing protein 18 isoform X1: protein MATSRHLSYWNPRLWRTMFLQLQEQQQAGLYCDVTLQGDGNGLHVHSCVIAACSAYLAKLLKCPVATVDSGGAAVCSRRIISLRGIPSHYLLPLVRYMYTSELTVAPADAHGVLKVAKKLQIQELDMLKLEGGRLVKPELGRKLNRGCLGDKKRNPHAVNDLQHEQIGQIDVEALDENKPFSLDRIDIKSDCSDIEAIQSSADAMPSNDNLSKCLPENKPSVKIVLKRKRNSTEELIYQNNPNTVSDEQRKSSPGIFISPDKSDGGGKQAKHNTSTTETRKSRKLNTETTLDDSSDTGLCISHGTELDSSTTEKIEKLETNRSPLWVKDNSKHSELSNVKCNISPVFESNTCPDLQATSQVQRGELYDNIPNEEEDGQLVKDLPCLGMCNEKSDVEEYFHVADSTVSCSTASPAVNSCTTSTGSEGVKVELDLMTKAAVDKDVIQVTLSKLEPNVEQLHSTDADEAAKLQMTINELQANEVEKVKLRKIKDGHSWEIVKDLQPYIVSSSANEENVNELEELLEHMLNLPSPSTDVDVGGNSPVVWMGEYAWPDVTSESDEEIDVLQ, encoded by the coding sequence gtaATGGCCTTCATGTCCACTCGTGTGTCATTGCTGCCTGCAGTGCTTATTTAGCCAAGCTTCTCAAGTGTCCAGTTGCTACAGTTGATTCTGGAGGAGCAGCAGTATGCAGCAGGCGTATCATCAGTCTTAGAggaattcccagccactacttgcTCCCCCTTGTACGTTACATGTACACTTCAGAACTGACGGTAGCTCCTGCAGATGCCCATGGTGTTCTCAAAGTGGCAAAAAAGTTACAGATACAAGAACTGGACATGTTGAAGCTTGAGGGAGGTAGACTTGTGAAACCTGAATTGGGTAGAAAATTAAATAGGGGTTGCCTTGGTGACAAGAAAAGAAATCCACATGCAGTGAATGATCTGCAACATGAACAAATAGGTCAGATAGATGTTGAAGCTCTGGATGAGAATAAGCCTTTCAGTCTGGACAGGATAGACATTAAGTCAGACTGCTCGGATATAGAAGCTATTCAGAGTTCAGCAGATGCCATGCCAAGCAATGACAATTTGTCAAAGTGTCTTCCTGAGAATAAACCAAGTGTTAAGATTGTACTGAAGAGAAAACGCAACTCCACTGAAGAGTTAATTTACCAAAACAATCCTAACACAGTATCTGATGAACAGCGTAAAAGCAGCCCTGGGATTTTTATAAGCCCGGACAAAAGTGATGGAGGGGGAAAGCAAGCAAAACATAACACATCTACAACTGAAACTCGGAAAAGCAGAAAATTGAACACAGAAACAACACTTGATGATTCATCTGATACTGGGCTATGCATTTCTCATGGCACAGAGTTGGATAGTAGCACCACAGAGAAGATTGAGAAGCTTGAAACGAACAGAAGCCCCTTATGGGTGAAAGATAATTCTAAGCACTCAGAATTATCAAATGTAAAGTGTAATATATCTCCTGTGTTTGAGTCTAACACATGCCCTGACTTGCAGGCCACGAGTCAGGTACAAAGAGGAGAATTGTATGATAATATTCCAAACGAGGAAGAAGATGGGCAATTAGTGAAAGACTTGCCCTGTTTGGGAATGTGTAACGAGAAAAGTGATGTAGAGGAATATTTTCACGTTGCAGATTCTACTGTAAGTTGTTCTACTGCAAGTCCTGCTGTAAATAGTTGTACTACAAGTACAGGTTCAGAAGGCGTGAAGGTAGAGTTAGATCTGATGACAAAGGCTGCTGTAGATAAGGATGTTATCCAAGTTACTCTTAGTAAACTTGAACCCAACGTGGAACAGCTCCATAGCACTGATGCAGATGAAGCGGCAAAGTTACAGATGACCATAAATGAGCTCCAAGCTAATGAAGTCGAAAAGGTAAAACTAAGGAAAATCAAAGATGGTCATAGCTGGGAAATTGTTAAAGATCTGCAGCCATATATTGTGAGCTCCAGTGCAAACGAAGAAAATGTGAATGAGCTGGAGGAACTCCTAGAGCACATGCTAAACCTTCCTTCTCCATCCACTGATGTGGATGTTGGTGGGAACAGTCCAGTGGTTTGGATGGGAGAATATGCGTGGCCTGATGTGACCTCAGAGTCTGATGAAGAGATCGATGTATTACAGTAA